Within Desulfurobacterium thermolithotrophum DSM 11699, the genomic segment AAAACAAAGTCGAAATATTAAAGTAAACTATAGGAGGAGCTGATGAAAAGGCTTCTTGTTTTTTTCTTAGTGATGGTTTTATTAACTCTTCCTTCTTATGCAAAAATCGTTGATTACATTGTTGCAGTAGTTAATGGAGAACCTATTCTTTACAGCGAACTTTTAGATTATGCAAAAACTAACAGAATAAATAACCTAAAAGCTGCAAGAGATTCTCTCATAGAAAGGAAAATACTTCTTACCGAAGCTAAGTCTGAAGGTTTAGCGGTTTCTGATGAGGAGCTTAATAGAGCTCTTGAAAACTTCATTAAAAATAGCGGATTCAAGTCTAAGGAAGAATTTGAGAAAGCTCTTAAGAAAGAGGGCTTAACGTTAGAAGAAGTAAAAGAAAAACTAAAAGAACAGCTATTAGTTGCAAAGTTAATTGGAAGAAATGTTAAGTCAAAAATTCGCGTTAGCGACATTGAAGTAGAAAAGGTTTGTAAAGAAAAGAAGAAAAAGCCTGTAAGAGAAGTTTACTACATTTACGTTAAAGATAAACAAAAGGCTAATAGGATTATGGAAATCCTTGATTCGGGTATTCCTTTTGAGAAAGTTGCGAAAGAGTACTCAGAAGATAAAGCAACTGCCCAAAACGGAGGATATCTTGGAAAAGTAACAAAGGGTTCTCTTATAAAACCTCTTGATATTGCTGTATGGTCAACAAAGCCAAAAACGTATAAGCTTGTTGAGACAAAAGGAGGCTATTACATTATCTACGTCAAGAAAGAAGAAATAGAAAAGTGTGATAAGAATAGAATAAGAGAAGAGCTCTATGTGAAAAAGTTTCAAAAGGCTTTAAAAGATTACATAGATTCTTTAAAGTCAAAAGCTAGTGTTAAAGTTTATCTTTAAAGAGCTTGTAGAGCTCTTCTTTTCTTTGTAAATTTGAAAATCCAAAATTCTGTAAAAAGGGAGATAGGTTGGTTGTAGTAAGACTCAAACCTCTTGAAGAAATTCTTGAAACTTTGAAAGGTTTTAAAAGAGTTTTTATTTTCGGTTGTGAGTTAGGTTCTAGTAGATGTAAAAATGGAGGATTGAAAGAAGCAAAAAATTTAGGTGAAGAATTGGAGAAGTTTGGATTTAAGGTAACAGGAATCAGAAGTCCTGGGGGAACATGTGTTCTTGAAAGAATTGCATCACCAGAAAGAAATCTCTTAAAAGAGGCTGAAGAGAGTTCTGATGTAATACTTTCTCTTGCTTGTGGGGCAGGTACACAGCTTATTGCAGAGAATGTTGATATACCAGTTTTAACAGGAGTCAGTACCATTTTTATAGGTGCAGAAAGGAAAGGAAAATACTTTGACGAATATTGCATTGCCTGTGGAGACTGTATCATATCTAAGACTGGTGGAATATGTCCCGTAGCAAGGTGTCCAAAATCTCTTACTGCTGGGCCATGTGGTGGTGCAATAGATGGAAAATGTGAAATTGATCCATCTATGCCTTGTATCTGGTATACAATTGCTCAGCGTTTAGAAAAACTAAATCAGCCTGATGTCCTTCTAAAGCTCAAAACACCTATGAGAGACTATAGAAAATCCATATATCCCAGGAGATTTGTTGTGGAGGATTAACTTTGAGCTTTTCAAAGAAAATAAAAAATGGAAAGTTCATAATAACTGCTGAAGTTGCTCCGCCAAGAGGAATTGAATGGAAAACAGTTATTGAAAGCATAGAACCTTTAAAAGGAAAAGTTGACGCTTTCAATGTTACAGATAATCAACGTTCCATGGTTAGAATGTCCTCACTTGCAATGTCTAAACTTCTTCTTGATTCAGGATTTGAACCAATATTCCAGCTTACCTGTAGAGATAGAAACAGAATCGCTCTTCAATCAGAACTTTTGGGTGCAGCAGCATTAGGAATAAAAAATGTGTGCTTGATGACTGGAGACTTCACAACCCTTGGAGATCAGCCGGATGCAAAACCAGTATTTGATATCGATTCTATCCATCTTATCCAAACAGCTAAAAAGCTTGAAAGTGGAGTACTCTTAAACGGAAAAGAGTTAAAAGGAGTTCCAAATTTTACAGTTGGTGCTGTTTACAATCCATTTGCTGGTCCTAAAGTTTTACAGGTTTGGAAATTAAGGAAAAAAATAGAAGCAGGAGCAGAGTTTATTCAAACGCAGCCCGTTTACGATGTACGTGTAGCAAAAGATGTTCATGATTTAATAGAAAGCTTGGGAGCTATTCCTATAATAGGACTTCTCCCCATAAAAAGTTTAAAAATGGCAAACTTTATGAAAAAACTCAATCCTACTTCCATTCCTAACAGGCTAATTGAAGGACTTGAAAGGGCAAATAATCCAGCTCAGTATGGATGGGATTACGTTATAGATATTGCCCATGCGATTGCAGAATTTGGAAAGGGTATACACTTTATGTTAGTTGGGAAAACTGCTGAACTTGCAGCATTTATTGACTATTTAAGGAATAACAGTCCTTATAATCACAAGTTTTAGGAGAAGTTATGAACATTCCTGTTCATGTTGGAATAATAATGGATGGAAACGGTCGCTGGGCAAGAAAAAGAGGTCTTCCTAGAGTGGAGGGACATAGAGAGGGAGCAAAAGTAACTGAAGAAATAGTCATTGCTGCAAGCAAACTAGGAATAAAATACCTTTCTTTATATGCCTTTTCGACTGAAAATTGGAAAAGACCAAAAGAAGAGGTGAATTTTCTTTTTCATCTTATGTATGAATACGTTAAGAATAAACTATCTCTTTTTCTTGATAATAACGTTCGTTTTAGAGCAATGGGAAGACTTTGGGAACTTCCTGATTATCTCCAGGAAGGTTTTAAAGAGATAGAAGAAAAAACTCTTCACTGCGATGGAATGGTTGCAGTTTTTGCAGTTAATTACGGTGGAAGACAGGAAATTCTTGATGCCGTTAATAGAGCAATAAAAGCAGGAGAAAAAGAAATTACTGAAGAAATTTTAAGAAAATACTTATACATACCTGAACTTCCTAATTTAGATCTTCTCATAAGAACAAGTGGAGAGCTAAGAATCTCAAACTTTCTTATATGGCACTCTGCTTATACAGAGCTCTGGTTCACTAAAACTTTGTGGCCTGATTTTACAGAAGAAGAATTTAAAAAAGCTATAGAAGACTTTAAGAAAAGAGAAAGACGATTTGGTGGTATCAAATGAAACAAAGGGTAATTGGAGCTTTCTTTGTTATTCTCTATGCTGTTTTTATGATTGTTTCTCCTTACAAATTTTATGTTTCTCTTGTTTATCTTCTTGGTGTTGGAATGATTTCAGAGCTTTCTAATTTTACAGGACTTAAAGATAGTAAAACACCGATAGTAGTTATTTTTTCAATTCTTTTCTTTGTCGGTATCTATATTTCTCATCTTTCTTTTCTTCTACCTACAGCAGCAATCATTTTTCTATTCGGATACTTCATAATTATAGAAGGAAAGGTTCCTAATAAATTTTTAGCAATTACAGGCTTTTTTGTATATCTTCTTATTGGAGTGATAGCTATTGGTAAACTTTCAAAAGATTACTTTGTTCTTCTTCTAAGTATAGTCTGGTCTGTTGATACGTTTGCCTATCTTGTGGGAAAATACTTTGGTAAAAGAAAGCTAATTTCGGAAATAAGCCCGAAAAAAACAGTAGAAGGGGCAATAGGAGGAGCTATTGGAGGAGTAGTAGTTTCTCTGATAATCGGAAAATACTTGGGTATTTTTGAAATTTCATTACTTACAGCATTTTCTCTTTTTGTCTTAACGATAATTTCTCAAATTGGAGATCTTGTTGAAAGTTACATTAAGAGAGTTTTTGGAGTTAAAGATTCAGGTACTATAATACCTGGACATGGTGGTTTGCTCGATAGGCTTGATAGTAGTATTGCAGTTGCACCATTTTTAGTTGTTTTTGGGGGATTACAGTGAAAGTAGAAATAGGTCATGGAAGTGGAGGAAAGCTAACAAGAGAACTAATAGAAAATCTTTTTCTCAAATATTTTTCTTTTCCAGAATTAACATCTCTTCAAGACGCATCTTACTTAGAAATAAACAGCAGAAAAATAGCCATGACAACAGATTCTTATGTCGTTAGACCTTATTTCTTTCCGGGGGGAGATATCGGAAAGCTAAGCATATCAGGAACTATTAATGATTTAACAGTTAGCGGTGCAGTTCCAGAGTTTATTTCTGTTGGATTTATTCTTGAAGAAGGATTAGCTTTCTCTGATCTTGAAAAAATAGTTAAAAGCATGGCAGATACAGCAAAAAAAGCTGGAATAAAAATAGCTGCCGGAGATACAAAAGTTGTAGAAAAAGGAAAGTGTGATGGTCTTTACGTAAACACTACAGGTATAGGAAAAGTTGTTAAACCTCTTTCTCCAAAATTTGCAAAACCAGGAGACCTTGTAATTGTAACGGGATTTATAGGAGATCACGGAATAGCCATATCTCTTGCAAGGGAAGAATTTGAAGTAGAAACAGGTGTTTTAAGCGATTGTGCTCCATTAAACTCTCTTCTTGTACCTCTTTTAGATATTGAAGGTTTAAGATGGATGAGAGATCCTACAAGAGGTGGACTTGCCACAGTTTTGATAGAATTTTCTGAGATCTCTGGTTTAGGTGTAAAGCTTTATGAAGAAAAAATACCAGTAAGAGAAGAAGTTCGATTTGTTTGTGATATGTTAGGTTACGATCCTTTATATCTTGCAAATGAGGGAAAAGCAGTAGTTATCGTAGACAAAAAAGATGCTGAAGTTATCCTTGAGAAGCTAAGATCACATGCTCTTGGAAAAAATGCGGAAATAATTGGAGAAGTTACAGATGAAATAAATGATGTTCGTCTTATTACATCAATCGGAGGCGAAAGAAGATTGGAACTTCTTGAAGAAGATCCCCTTCCAAGGATTTGTTAAATGGTAGGTCATGAACTGTTAATGGTTTTCTTTGCTTATTTTTTTATACTTGCAGTAGTTTTATTTGATATAAAAAGTGGTATTGGAATTTGGAAAGATATTTTCGTAGCTTCTATTTTATCAATAATCCAACTTGTAGGAATTGGATTTGTTTTACTTTTTCTTTTAAAATTTCATTCTAATGTTTTAAACTTTTTCTTTGTATTTTTGTTTTTCCTAAACGCTTCTCTCATATCTTTAAGGAGATTTGACTTTAAGGCTTACAGCAAATTTAATGGATTTTTAATCATATTTTTTTCTATATCTTTGCTCTCTACGATTTCTCTTTTTGTCTTCTACCTTGCTGGAATACTTCACTTTAAAGCAAACAGTATTATCCCTATTTCTGGTTTAATTGCTGCAGCGGGAATGAGAAGTCTTTCTCTTTCTTTTAGTTACTACAAAACAAAACTTAAAGATATAGAGGACATAATTGTAGGAATGGCAGCAATTGGAGCTACAGATATTGAAATATTCAAATTCATTTTCAAAGAACTAATTCAAAATGTAACAGTTCCTATTAGAGATATGCTGAGATCTTCAGGGATTGTTCATATTCCAGGAATAATGGTTGGACTTTTAATGGCAGGTGTGATGCCTGTTAAAGCTGCCATTACTCAGTTTGCTTTTCTTTCTGCAACGTTATTTCAATTTACATTTGTTCCAGCATTAGCTCTTTTCCTACTTATAAAAATATTTGGTTTGAAGATAGAGGTTTGATATGAAAGAAAAAATAGAAAAACTTATTAAGACTATTCATGATGTAGCTCCTAAAGATAGAAAAGTCAAGATAATGAATGTTTGTGGTTCCCACGAACATACAATTACCTACAGCGGAATGCGATCTTTAATGCCTGAAACAATTGAGCTTGTGCCAGGTCCAGGTTGCCCTGTATGCGTTTGTTCTGAAAGCGATATAGTAAATGCTATAAACTTGTCAAAAAGAGAAGATACAATTCTTGCTACATATGGAGATATGCTTAGAGTTCCAACTCAGATAGGTTCTATTAGAAGTAGTGGTGGAAACTATAAAATGGTTTCTGCTCCTCATGAGGTCTTAAAGATCGCTAAGGAAAATCCTGAAAAAAATGTAGTCTTTTTTTCTATCGGATTTGAAACAACCACAGCTCCAACAGCAGCGCTAATAGAAATGGGACTTCCTAAAAATGTTACTGTCTTAACATCCCAAAAGCTTACTCCTGAAATTATGGAAGTTTTAGTAAAAGATTCAGAAGTTGGAGTTGATGCTTTCGTTGCACCTGGTCATGTTTCAGCAATTGTTGGTGCTGATGCGTGGAAGATTTTTCCAAAAAAATATGGAATTCCTACAGTAGTTGCAGGTTTTGAACCTGAGAATTTGCTTTTAGCAATTTTAAAGATATTGCTTCAAATAAAAGAAGGAAAAGCAGAATTAGAAAACGTCTATAGAGGAGTTGTAAAACAAGAAGGAAATAAAAAAGCTCAAGAACTCATGTATAAGTATTTTGAAAAAGCCGATGTAAATTGGAGAGGAATAGGTTACATTCCTAAATCGGGGCTTGAATTTAGAAAAGAATACGATCATATAAATGCTAAGAAAGTTTTTAATTTGCCAGAAATTGAAGAAAAGAAAGTTGCAGGGTGTATTTGCGATAAAATCGTTTTAGGAAAAGCTTATCCAACTGAATGCAAGCTTTTTGGAAAAGTATGTACTCCGAGAAGTCCAAAAGGTCCTTGTATGGTTTCATTGGAAGGTGCTTGTAACATCTGGTATAGATTTGGAAAATAAAATCGTATAGGTAAGAGGAAGTAGTGTTTGGTTTTAGATTTGGTAAAAGAAAAAGGAACTTGAATAAGAGTCAAGAAACTCATAAAGAAGAAAAAATAAAGATAAATCGTAGAATGAATGATAGATATATAGTAGATCTTGGGAACATAGTTAATATTTCTAAAACCGGATGCAGAATAAAAAAACAAAATCCAGAAGAATTAAAAAAAGAGTTTATAGAGGTACAAATAGGAAAAGAAAAACTTAAATCTATAGTTGTAGAAGATAAAGCTTCTTATTACTCTGTAAAATTTTTGAAACCCTTTCAGGATAGTAAACTAATAAAGAGTAAGGTTAAAAGACTTAAAGAGTTTAAACTTGATAAAGAAAAAGAAAAGATAGATTTTGATAAGCTTGAGGCGCAGAGCTCTGAGTTTAAAGCAATTATCAATCTTCTCTCAGAAATCAATAACCCTAATACAGATACAGAAAAGCTAACTGGTTATATAGTCCAAATTCCAAAAGTAAAAAAGACAATATTAGAAGTGGCAAACAGTGCTGAATCAGGTACAGCAGAAAGAATAAACTCACTTACAACTGCTATTGCAAGGATAGGCTTTGAAAAATTAAAAGAAGTTATAAGAACTACGATTATGAAAGATTTATCATTTGAAAATAAAGATTTTTCTGAGTTTGAACATTTTGAAGCATATAATCTTTTAAAATCTACTTTTTTAACTGAAATTTTACGCTATGTTACCTTTAAAGATAGTAAAAATGAAGCTAGATTACTTTTTACTAGTGAAACCACACCATTAGCAATTTTTACAAAACTAAATAATTCTTTTGCTAAATATTATACTTCTGTAAAAAGGATGTATTCTCCTTACTCAAGGTATTTGGAAAGAAAAAACTTTGGAACGGATTTTCTAGAACTCAGTAAAGAATTTATAGTTGAGTATTCAGGACTTTTTAAATATCTTTACGATGGTTACATTTTAGCACATTTAAATCTTTTTCCGTTTCTAACTTTTCCAAAAAGAATGAAAATTTCTATTTCAAGAAGAAAACTTGATTTTAGCTACGTTACTTATTTAACTCTTATAGCTGTTTTGGCTATTATTGGTAGAGATAAGAAGAAAACTCATATACTTATTAATAGACTTAAAAGGTTAGGTATGGATACAAATAAAGTAATGGAATTTTTAAATACAGTTATAGAAAATACTAATGACGCTCTCTATAATATGGGATTAAGAAGAAGTGTTAGAGCACTTCCTTTTTCCGTTCAAACAATGAAGCTTTCTAAAATCTTTCCCAAGGACAATATTTATTTTGACTATATAGTAAATGCGATTGCTTCTTCAAAAGGAAGAATTGCTTTCAGACATGAAGATAGAATGTTTAGTGGTTACATCTTAGATTTTGTTTTAAACGTCGAGGATTTTGACTTTAACACTAAAAGTTTTTGCATTGTACCTTGTGAAAACCTTTTGGAAGACGAATTAAATATTGAAGATTTTTCTGGATTTGACATTATAGTGTTTAAAGATTTTGATTTGTTATCGAAAAAACT encodes:
- a CDS encoding peptidylprolyl isomerase, giving the protein MKRLLVFFLVMVLLTLPSYAKIVDYIVAVVNGEPILYSELLDYAKTNRINNLKAARDSLIERKILLTEAKSEGLAVSDEELNRALENFIKNSGFKSKEEFEKALKKEGLTLEEVKEKLKEQLLVAKLIGRNVKSKIRVSDIEVEKVCKEKKKKPVREVYYIYVKDKQKANRIMEILDSGIPFEKVAKEYSEDKATAQNGGYLGKVTKGSLIKPLDIAVWSTKPKTYKLVETKGGYYIIYVKKEEIEKCDKNRIREELYVKKFQKALKDYIDSLKSKASVKVYL
- a CDS encoding methylenetetrahydrofolate reductase C-terminal domain-containing protein, which translates into the protein MVVVRLKPLEEILETLKGFKRVFIFGCELGSSRCKNGGLKEAKNLGEELEKFGFKVTGIRSPGGTCVLERIASPERNLLKEAEESSDVILSLACGAGTQLIAENVDIPVLTGVSTIFIGAERKGKYFDEYCIACGDCIISKTGGICPVARCPKSLTAGPCGGAIDGKCEIDPSMPCIWYTIAQRLEKLNQPDVLLKLKTPMRDYRKSIYPRRFVVED
- a CDS encoding methylenetetrahydrofolate reductase, which encodes MSFSKKIKNGKFIITAEVAPPRGIEWKTVIESIEPLKGKVDAFNVTDNQRSMVRMSSLAMSKLLLDSGFEPIFQLTCRDRNRIALQSELLGAAALGIKNVCLMTGDFTTLGDQPDAKPVFDIDSIHLIQTAKKLESGVLLNGKELKGVPNFTVGAVYNPFAGPKVLQVWKLRKKIEAGAEFIQTQPVYDVRVAKDVHDLIESLGAIPIIGLLPIKSLKMANFMKKLNPTSIPNRLIEGLERANNPAQYGWDYVIDIAHAIAEFGKGIHFMLVGKTAELAAFIDYLRNNSPYNHKF
- the uppS gene encoding polyprenyl diphosphate synthase, coding for MNIPVHVGIIMDGNGRWARKRGLPRVEGHREGAKVTEEIVIAASKLGIKYLSLYAFSTENWKRPKEEVNFLFHLMYEYVKNKLSLFLDNNVRFRAMGRLWELPDYLQEGFKEIEEKTLHCDGMVAVFAVNYGGRQEILDAVNRAIKAGEKEITEEILRKYLYIPELPNLDLLIRTSGELRISNFLIWHSAYTELWFTKTLWPDFTEEEFKKAIEDFKKRERRFGGIK
- a CDS encoding phosphatidate cytidylyltransferase, giving the protein MKQRVIGAFFVILYAVFMIVSPYKFYVSLVYLLGVGMISELSNFTGLKDSKTPIVVIFSILFFVGIYISHLSFLLPTAAIIFLFGYFIIIEGKVPNKFLAITGFFVYLLIGVIAIGKLSKDYFVLLLSIVWSVDTFAYLVGKYFGKRKLISEISPKKTVEGAIGGAIGGVVVSLIIGKYLGIFEISLLTAFSLFVLTIISQIGDLVESYIKRVFGVKDSGTIIPGHGGLLDRLDSSIAVAPFLVVFGGLQ
- the hypE gene encoding hydrogenase expression/formation protein HypE, whose translation is MKVEIGHGSGGKLTRELIENLFLKYFSFPELTSLQDASYLEINSRKIAMTTDSYVVRPYFFPGGDIGKLSISGTINDLTVSGAVPEFISVGFILEEGLAFSDLEKIVKSMADTAKKAGIKIAAGDTKVVEKGKCDGLYVNTTGIGKVVKPLSPKFAKPGDLVIVTGFIGDHGIAISLAREEFEVETGVLSDCAPLNSLLVPLLDIEGLRWMRDPTRGGLATVLIEFSEISGLGVKLYEEKIPVREEVRFVCDMLGYDPLYLANEGKAVVIVDKKDAEVILEKLRSHALGKNAEIIGEVTDEINDVRLITSIGGERRLELLEEDPLPRIC
- a CDS encoding ABC transporter permease → MVGHELLMVFFAYFFILAVVLFDIKSGIGIWKDIFVASILSIIQLVGIGFVLLFLLKFHSNVLNFFFVFLFFLNASLISLRRFDFKAYSKFNGFLIIFFSISLLSTISLFVFYLAGILHFKANSIIPISGLIAAAGMRSLSLSFSYYKTKLKDIEDIIVGMAAIGATDIEIFKFIFKELIQNVTVPIRDMLRSSGIVHIPGIMVGLLMAGVMPVKAAITQFAFLSATLFQFTFVPALALFLLIKIFGLKIEV
- the hypD gene encoding hydrogenase formation protein HypD, encoding MKEKIEKLIKTIHDVAPKDRKVKIMNVCGSHEHTITYSGMRSLMPETIELVPGPGCPVCVCSESDIVNAINLSKREDTILATYGDMLRVPTQIGSIRSSGGNYKMVSAPHEVLKIAKENPEKNVVFFSIGFETTTAPTAALIEMGLPKNVTVLTSQKLTPEIMEVLVKDSEVGVDAFVAPGHVSAIVGADAWKIFPKKYGIPTVVAGFEPENLLLAILKILLQIKEGKAELENVYRGVVKQEGNKKAQELMYKYFEKADVNWRGIGYIPKSGLEFRKEYDHINAKKVFNLPEIEEKKVAGCICDKIVLGKAYPTECKLFGKVCTPRSPKGPCMVSLEGACNIWYRFGK
- a CDS encoding HDOD domain-containing protein encodes the protein MFGFRFGKRKRNLNKSQETHKEEKIKINRRMNDRYIVDLGNIVNISKTGCRIKKQNPEELKKEFIEVQIGKEKLKSIVVEDKASYYSVKFLKPFQDSKLIKSKVKRLKEFKLDKEKEKIDFDKLEAQSSEFKAIINLLSEINNPNTDTEKLTGYIVQIPKVKKTILEVANSAESGTAERINSLTTAIARIGFEKLKEVIRTTIMKDLSFENKDFSEFEHFEAYNLLKSTFLTEILRYVTFKDSKNEARLLFTSETTPLAIFTKLNNSFAKYYTSVKRMYSPYSRYLERKNFGTDFLELSKEFIVEYSGLFKYLYDGYILAHLNLFPFLTFPKRMKISISRRKLDFSYVTYLTLIAVLAIIGRDKKKTHILINRLKRLGMDTNKVMEFLNTVIENTNDALYNMGLRRSVRALPFSVQTMKLSKIFPKDNIYFDYIVNAIASSKGRIAFRHEDRMFSGYILDFVLNVEDFDFNTKSFCIVPCENLLEDELNIEDFSGFDIIVFKDFDLLSKKLFKDFKEIWQKFEGTIICTYSTYSFMDWDRPDLYNLVKGSIVDLPSFLYNTKSYEFIQKRIKEDLKDLLGSLSFNEELVFKEETIENIIYSYIETVFI